The following are encoded in a window of Fictibacillus halophilus genomic DNA:
- the sigH gene encoding RNA polymerase sporulation sigma factor SigH, translated as MNIDLKERSVSDYELMEDESLVELVHEGDSAALEYLINKYKNFVRAKARSYFLIGADREDIIQEGMIGLYKAIRDFKEDKLSSFKAFAELCITRQMITAIKTATRQKHIPLNSYVSLDKPIYDEESDRTLMDVICGTKVTDPEELIINQEEFDDIEVKMGEILSDLERKVLMLYLDGRSYQEISVDLDRHVKSIDNALQRVKRKLERYLELREISS; from the coding sequence GTGAACATAGATCTCAAGGAACGGTCAGTAAGCGATTACGAGCTCATGGAAGATGAAAGCCTTGTGGAACTGGTTCATGAGGGGGACAGCGCAGCACTTGAATATTTGATCAACAAATATAAAAACTTTGTTCGTGCGAAAGCAAGATCATACTTTTTGATCGGTGCAGACCGTGAAGATATTATTCAAGAAGGCATGATCGGGCTGTATAAAGCCATTCGCGATTTTAAAGAGGACAAGCTGTCATCCTTTAAAGCTTTTGCCGAACTATGTATAACAAGGCAAATGATTACCGCTATCAAAACGGCAACTAGACAAAAGCACATTCCGTTAAATTCTTACGTGTCGTTGGACAAGCCGATCTATGATGAGGAGTCTGACCGTACACTAATGGATGTCATATGCGGTACAAAAGTCACTGATCCAGAAGAACTGATTATCAATCAAGAAGAATTTGATGATATTGAAGTGAAGATGGGAGAAATATTAAGTGACCTGGAACGTAAAGTTCTGATGCTGTATCTTGACGGAAGATCGTACCAGGAAATCTCAGTGGATCTCGACAGGCACGTGAAGTCAATCGACAACGCGCTTCAGCGAGTGAAACGTAAATTAGAGCGTTATTTAGAGCTAAGAGAAATATCATCTTAA
- the cysE gene encoding serine O-acetyltransferase: MENMFSAMKEDIQVVFEKDPAARSSFEVVLTYSGLHAVWAHRLAHKLFKRNWLFLARLISQISRFFTGIEIHPGAQIGRRFFIDHGMGVVIGETCIIGNDVTLYQGVTLGGTGKEKGKRHPTLEDHVLVATGAKVLGNITIGKNSKVGAGSVVLQHVPPDATVVGIPGRVVIKDGIKIGCELDHRDLPDPVADKFREMHNEMKRMRAELETLKKGSEV, encoded by the coding sequence TTGGAGAACATGTTTTCAGCCATGAAAGAAGACATTCAGGTTGTTTTTGAGAAAGACCCAGCGGCTAGAAGTTCATTCGAAGTAGTCCTAACCTACTCTGGACTGCATGCGGTTTGGGCCCATAGATTAGCACATAAATTATTCAAACGAAACTGGCTGTTTTTAGCCCGTTTGATCTCACAGATCAGCCGTTTTTTTACTGGTATCGAAATACACCCAGGAGCACAGATCGGCAGACGCTTCTTTATCGATCACGGAATGGGTGTTGTGATCGGCGAAACGTGTATCATCGGAAATGATGTAACGCTCTACCAAGGTGTTACGCTCGGAGGTACGGGAAAAGAAAAAGGAAAAAGGCATCCCACGCTTGAAGATCACGTTCTTGTTGCTACAGGAGCCAAAGTGCTAGGTAACATTACCATCGGCAAAAATTCAAAAGTGGGTGCAGGCTCGGTTGTTCTTCAACATGTGCCGCCTGATGCGACCGTAGTTGGAATTCCAGGAAGAGTCGTGATTAAAGACGGAATCAAAATAGGATGCGAACTTGATCATCGCGATCTGCCTGACCCGGTAGCCGACAAATTTAGAGAAATGCATAACGAGATGAAACGAATGCGTGCAGAACTGGAAACATTGAAAAAAGGGAGTGAAGTATAA
- the ispF gene encoding 2-C-methyl-D-erythritol 2,4-cyclodiphosphate synthase, which translates to MMRIGQGFDVHAFSEGRPLIIGGVTIPYEKGLLGHSDADVLLHAITDALLGAAGEGDIGKHFPDTDPAYKGADSKRLLLDSWKLVEKKGYSLGNIDCTIIAQKPKMLPYIEEMRGVIAGIFGVDVERINVKATTTEKLGFPGREEGIAAQAVVLIEKVL; encoded by the coding sequence ATGATGCGCATCGGACAGGGTTTTGATGTACATGCCTTCAGTGAGGGTCGCCCGCTAATCATTGGCGGTGTAACGATTCCTTATGAGAAGGGACTTTTAGGACATTCTGATGCTGACGTTCTTTTACATGCGATTACAGATGCATTATTAGGCGCAGCGGGTGAAGGAGATATCGGCAAGCATTTTCCAGATACAGATCCAGCTTACAAAGGCGCAGATTCAAAGCGTTTGTTGCTCGATTCTTGGAAATTGGTTGAGAAAAAAGGTTATTCTTTAGGTAATATAGATTGTACGATCATTGCTCAAAAACCAAAGATGCTTCCGTACATTGAAGAGATGCGTGGAGTGATCGCTGGTATTTTTGGTGTTGATGTAGAGAGAATCAACGTGAAAGCGACGACGACTGAAAAGCTAGGATTCCCTGGACGCGAAGAGGGAATCGCAGCTCAAGCGGTTGTTTTGATAGAGAAGGTTCTTTAA
- the nusG gene encoding transcription termination/antitermination protein NusG → MEKNWYVVHTYSGYENKVKANLEKRLESMGMTDKIFRVLVPVEEETETKNGKTKTSMKKVFPGYVLTEMIMTDDSWYVVRNTPGVTGFVGSAGAGSKPTALLPEEVEHILKGMGMEAPRVEVDFEIKESVKVKEGPFADFVGTIEEIDATKQKLKVHVNMFGRETPVELEFTQVSKL, encoded by the coding sequence ATGGAAAAAAATTGGTACGTAGTTCATACCTATTCAGGTTATGAAAACAAAGTAAAAGCAAACTTGGAAAAGCGTTTGGAATCTATGGGGATGACAGATAAGATTTTCCGTGTACTTGTACCTGTAGAAGAAGAGACCGAAACAAAGAACGGTAAGACAAAAACAAGCATGAAGAAAGTTTTCCCTGGTTATGTATTAACGGAGATGATCATGACAGATGATTCTTGGTACGTTGTACGTAATACGCCTGGGGTAACAGGATTTGTCGGTTCTGCTGGAGCGGGCTCAAAGCCAACGGCACTTTTGCCTGAGGAAGTAGAACATATTCTTAAAGGTATGGGTATGGAAGCTCCGCGCGTTGAAGTTGATTTCGAAATCAAGGAATCTGTAAAAGTAAAAGAAGGTCCTTTTGCTGACTTTGTTGGTACGATTGAAGAGATCGATGCAACAAAACAGAAGCTGAAAGTTCACGTCAACATGTTTGGTCGTGAGACGCCAGTTGAACTTGAGTTTACCCAAGTTAGCAAGTTATAA
- the rlmB gene encoding 23S rRNA (guanosine(2251)-2'-O)-methyltransferase RlmB yields MSEAKEQKEQELIIGRNPVMEVLRSGRDINKIFVGEGSQKGPVSTIVSMAKKQNVLVQYVPKQKLDSLSGGGNHQGVIAGVAAYSYADIDDLFKIAEERGEEPFFILLDELEDPHNLGSIMRTADAVGAHGIIIPKRRSVGLTATVAKASTGAIEYIPVVRVTNLVQTMKELRDRGMWFAGADMKGKDDYRQAKWDMPLGLVIGSEGKGMGRLVSETCDFLVQLPMKGKVTSLNASVAASLLMYEVYRNRNPLEARK; encoded by the coding sequence ATGAGTGAAGCAAAAGAACAAAAAGAACAAGAACTGATCATTGGCCGAAATCCGGTTATGGAAGTACTGCGCTCCGGCCGTGATATTAATAAAATTTTCGTAGGTGAAGGATCTCAAAAAGGACCTGTAAGTACGATCGTCTCTATGGCGAAAAAGCAAAATGTCCTTGTGCAATATGTACCGAAGCAAAAGCTCGATTCATTAAGCGGGGGCGGCAATCACCAAGGTGTGATCGCTGGCGTAGCAGCCTACTCTTATGCAGATATCGATGATCTGTTTAAAATTGCTGAAGAAAGAGGAGAAGAGCCGTTCTTTATTCTATTGGACGAGCTTGAAGATCCGCATAATCTAGGTTCGATCATGCGTACGGCTGATGCAGTCGGTGCACATGGCATCATCATTCCAAAAAGACGTTCAGTAGGATTAACAGCTACAGTAGCAAAAGCTTCAACGGGTGCGATCGAGTACATTCCGGTCGTTCGTGTAACGAACCTTGTCCAAACGATGAAAGAGTTAAGAGACCGCGGTATGTGGTTTGCCGGCGCTGACATGAAAGGGAAAGATGACTATAGACAAGCAAAGTGGGACATGCCTTTAGGTCTTGTGATCGGAAGCGAAGGAAAAGGGATGGGAAGACTTGTTTCAGAAACGTGTGATTTCCTTGTTCAGCTTCCGATGAAAGGGAAGGTTACCTCACTTAATGCATCGGTTGCTGCTAGTCTCTTGATGTATGAAGTGTACCGTAACCGCAATCCGTTAGAAGCGCGAAAATGA
- a CDS encoding Mini-ribonuclease 3: MTDSDIKQLNGTTLAYMGDAVMEQFVREHLIRNGQVKPNKLHVSATKFVSAKAQASMVVQLLEENYFTEEEVAVIKRGRNANQGTVPKNTDVQTYRHATSFEAIIGYLYLLNNHERLTNMMEYVLSENKKGEV; the protein is encoded by the coding sequence ATGACGGACTCAGATATTAAACAACTGAATGGAACCACGCTTGCTTATATGGGAGATGCAGTAATGGAGCAGTTCGTGCGTGAACACCTTATCCGTAACGGACAGGTGAAGCCGAATAAGCTCCACGTATCTGCAACAAAGTTTGTTTCAGCAAAAGCGCAAGCAAGCATGGTCGTTCAGCTGCTTGAAGAAAACTATTTTACAGAAGAAGAGGTCGCAGTAATTAAGCGTGGCCGCAATGCGAACCAAGGAACCGTTCCGAAAAATACGGATGTTCAAACGTATCGACATGCAACAAGCTTTGAAGCGATCATCGGTTATCTCTATCTGTTAAACAACCATGAACGATTAACGAACATGATGGAATATGTGTTATCCGAAAATAAAAAGGGGGAGGTTTAA
- the ispD gene encoding 2-C-methyl-D-erythritol 4-phosphate cytidylyltransferase, with protein MNYWTVIPAAGQGKRMNAGISKQWIELLGKPVLAHTLHVFENDPHCEGVILVGSEKELKQMQDFVESFQYKKVRKIVPGGKERQQSVYEGLKVVPIDTDFVLIHDAARPFITQDSISQLVNTARETGSAVLAVPVKDTVKRVVENQVEETIDRSSLWAVQTPQAFRLSIVMEAHGKADEEGFVGTDDASLVERIGQTVAIVMGDYHNIKLTTSDDLLFGQAILLERQGEKA; from the coding sequence GTGAATTATTGGACAGTCATTCCTGCTGCTGGACAAGGTAAACGCATGAATGCTGGCATCTCTAAGCAGTGGATCGAGCTCTTAGGAAAACCAGTCCTCGCACACACACTACATGTGTTTGAAAACGATCCGCATTGCGAAGGTGTGATCTTGGTCGGTAGTGAAAAGGAATTGAAACAGATGCAAGATTTTGTAGAGTCGTTCCAATACAAAAAAGTGCGCAAAATCGTTCCAGGCGGAAAAGAACGTCAGCAAAGTGTATATGAGGGTCTAAAGGTCGTACCGATCGATACGGATTTTGTTCTCATTCATGACGCTGCACGGCCTTTCATCACACAAGATTCTATTTCACAACTTGTTAACACGGCACGAGAAACGGGCTCTGCCGTATTAGCTGTTCCTGTAAAGGATACGGTTAAGCGGGTAGTAGAGAATCAAGTGGAAGAAACGATCGACCGTTCCAGCTTGTGGGCTGTTCAAACCCCGCAAGCTTTTCGTCTTTCTATCGTAATGGAAGCACACGGAAAGGCAGACGAAGAAGGCTTTGTAGGAACAGACGACGCCAGCCTGGTGGAACGAATTGGACAAACAGTCGCTATTGTAATGGGAGACTATCATAATATAAAATTAACTACGTCTGATGACTTGTTGTTTGGACAAGCCATTTTGTTAGAGAGACAGGGGGAAAAAGCATGA
- the gltX gene encoding glutamate--tRNA ligase — MANEVRVRYAPSPTGHLHIGNARAALFNYLYARHTGGKFIIRIEDTDQKRNIQGGEESQLNHLKWLGMDWDESVDIGGDYGPYRQMERLDLYEKYTDELLSKGLAYTCYCTEEELEASREEQMAKGDTPVYDGRCLNLSVVEKAALEEEGRRPSIRFKVPQDRTITFDDMVKGEVSFESSGFGDFVIVKKDGIPTYNYAVVIDDHEMAITHVLRGDDHISNTPKQLLIYDALGFSHPKFGHTTLIVNENRKKLSKRDESIVQFIEQYKDLGYLPEALFNFIALLGWSPGGEEEIFSREQFIEIFDPNRLSKAPAVFDTQKLEWLNNQYMKQQDVARIVELCMPHLVKAGRVSENPSPEEQEWITKLVALHQEKMSYGAEIVDLTELFFKEEIEYEGEALEVLQGEGVPSVMESFLTQIESSDSFEAEDIKAMMKAVQKETGQKGKNLFMPIRVATTGQQHGPDLPAAVSLLGKDVITKRVNAVLTQIKK, encoded by the coding sequence ATGGCAAACGAAGTTCGAGTGCGTTATGCACCAAGTCCAACGGGACACTTACATATAGGGAATGCACGTGCAGCTCTATTCAATTATCTATATGCACGCCACACTGGCGGAAAATTTATTATTCGTATTGAAGATACAGATCAAAAGCGTAACATTCAAGGTGGAGAAGAGAGCCAGCTGAACCATTTGAAATGGCTCGGTATGGATTGGGATGAAAGTGTTGATATCGGAGGAGATTACGGTCCGTATCGTCAGATGGAACGTTTAGATCTGTATGAAAAGTATACAGATGAACTACTTTCAAAAGGTCTTGCATACACTTGTTATTGTACAGAAGAAGAGCTTGAGGCTTCTCGTGAAGAGCAGATGGCAAAAGGGGATACTCCCGTTTATGATGGACGCTGTCTAAACTTATCAGTTGTAGAAAAAGCGGCATTAGAAGAAGAAGGTCGCCGTCCGAGTATTCGTTTTAAAGTTCCGCAAGACCGTACGATCACGTTTGATGACATGGTTAAAGGTGAAGTATCTTTTGAATCGAGCGGCTTTGGTGATTTTGTTATCGTAAAAAAAGACGGGATCCCAACTTACAACTACGCTGTTGTTATCGATGACCATGAAATGGCGATCACTCACGTACTGCGTGGAGATGATCACATTTCAAACACTCCGAAACAGCTATTGATCTATGATGCTTTAGGATTTTCGCATCCGAAGTTCGGTCATACAACATTGATCGTGAATGAAAACCGTAAAAAATTGAGTAAACGTGACGAATCGATCGTTCAGTTTATCGAGCAATACAAAGATCTAGGATACTTGCCAGAAGCGCTGTTTAATTTTATCGCGCTATTAGGCTGGTCTCCGGGTGGAGAAGAAGAGATCTTCAGTCGTGAGCAGTTTATTGAGATCTTTGACCCGAACCGTTTGTCAAAAGCACCTGCTGTTTTTGATACACAAAAGTTAGAGTGGCTGAACAACCAGTATATGAAACAGCAAGACGTAGCTCGCATTGTTGAGTTATGTATGCCTCACCTTGTAAAAGCGGGTAGAGTTTCTGAGAACCCAAGCCCTGAAGAACAAGAGTGGATCACAAAGCTTGTCGCTCTTCATCAGGAAAAAATGAGCTATGGTGCTGAGATCGTAGACTTAACGGAACTTTTCTTTAAAGAAGAGATCGAGTATGAAGGAGAAGCACTTGAAGTCTTGCAAGGTGAAGGTGTTCCATCCGTTATGGAATCGTTCTTAACTCAGATCGAAAGCAGTGATTCTTTTGAAGCGGAAGACATCAAAGCGATGATGAAAGCTGTTCAGAAGGAAACGGGCCAAAAAGGAAAGAACTTGTTCATGCCGATCCGTGTGGCAACGACTGGTCAGCAACATGGTCCAGATCTCCCTGCTGCTGTTTCTCTTTTAGGAAAAGATGTTATTACTAAGCGCGTAAATGCTGTACTGACTCAAATTAAAAAGTAA
- a CDS encoding PIN/TRAM domain-containing protein, giving the protein MLKRIVQLFFIVIGGMLGYLYIPDLIRVLNFGDLPNQVTSPYVGAVIGALILFLSTFWLSDYVVGLIRWAEETVVKAPATDLLSGTMGLIIGLIVAFLIQSPLSSMDIVVVSSILPIAITFLLGYLGFQVGFKKRDELIQLFSLKSQGKERKKEAEIDKPSGKYKILDTSVIIDGRVADICQTGFLEGPLIIPRFVLEELQYIADSSDVLKRNRGRRGLDILNRIQKELSMKVEIYEGDFEEVTEVDSKLVKLAQLLSGVVVTNDFNLNKVCELQNVAVLNINDLANAVKPVVLPGEELVVQVIKDGKEQSQGVGYLDDGTMIVVEDGRDYVGKTIDVVVTSVLQTSAGRMIFAKKKLLEKAL; this is encoded by the coding sequence ATGCTAAAAAGAATTGTTCAACTATTTTTTATTGTAATAGGTGGCATGCTCGGCTATCTATATATACCAGATCTCATTCGTGTACTTAACTTCGGTGATCTACCGAATCAAGTAACATCCCCATATGTCGGGGCAGTAATTGGTGCACTTATACTTTTTTTATCTACATTTTGGCTGTCAGATTACGTAGTAGGTTTAATCCGCTGGGCTGAGGAAACGGTTGTAAAAGCTCCGGCAACTGATCTTTTATCCGGGACAATGGGGCTGATCATCGGACTGATCGTCGCATTTTTGATCCAGTCACCGTTAAGTTCTATGGATATTGTTGTGGTTAGCTCGATCCTGCCGATCGCTATCACATTCCTGCTCGGTTATTTAGGCTTTCAGGTAGGTTTTAAAAAGAGAGATGAGTTGATTCAGCTGTTCTCTTTAAAAAGCCAAGGAAAAGAACGTAAAAAAGAGGCTGAGATCGATAAGCCGAGTGGTAAATATAAGATTTTAGATACGAGCGTCATTATCGATGGCCGAGTGGCTGATATCTGTCAAACCGGCTTTTTAGAAGGTCCGCTTATCATTCCTCGTTTTGTCTTAGAAGAATTGCAGTATATTGCTGATTCTTCAGATGTTTTAAAGCGAAACAGAGGACGCCGTGGGCTTGATATCCTTAATCGTATTCAAAAAGAGCTATCTATGAAAGTTGAAATCTATGAAGGTGATTTTGAAGAGGTAACAGAGGTTGATAGCAAGCTTGTAAAACTCGCTCAGTTATTATCCGGAGTTGTCGTAACGAATGATTTTAACTTAAACAAAGTATGTGAACTGCAAAACGTTGCAGTACTGAATATTAATGACCTTGCAAATGCGGTAAAACCAGTTGTTCTTCCTGGTGAAGAGCTTGTTGTACAAGTGATCAAAGACGGAAAAGAACAGAGTCAAGGTGTAGGTTATCTGGATGACGGAACGATGATCGTCGTAGAAGATGGTCGTGATTATGTAGGTAAGACGATTGATGTTGTGGTAACTTCTGTACTCCAAACATCAGCGGGCAGAATGATTTTTGCTAAAAAGAAACTATTAGAAAAAGCATTGTAA
- the cysS gene encoding cysteine--tRNA ligase translates to MGIKIYNTMTRQKELFVPLEEGKVKMYVCGPTVYNYIHIGNARPAIVFDTVRKYLEYRNYEVQFISNFTDVDDKLIKAANEMGSDVPTIAEKFINAYHEDTCALGVQKADAHPRVTETMPEIIEFIENLIKKGFAYEAAGDVYFKTRSFNGYGKLSHQSIDDLRSGARIEVGEKKEDPLDFALWKAAKEGEIYWESPWGKGRPGWHIECSAMAKKYLGDSIDIHGGGQDLAFPHHENEIAQSEALNEAPMAKYWMHNGYINIDNEKMSKSLGNFVLVHDLVKQQDPQVIRFFMLAVHYRNPINFSQELLEAAEAGLNRIRTSYENLKHRLSVSADLSLDTEKWSQLVKETREKFITDMDDDFNTANAISNLFDFSREANVYLQEKNTSKAVITEFIALFDELAGVLGLTLHKEEELLDEEIDALIQERNQARKEKNFARADEIRDHLKEQNIILEDTAQGVRWKRDK, encoded by the coding sequence ATGGGTATTAAAATCTATAATACGATGACACGTCAAAAAGAGCTTTTTGTTCCGTTAGAAGAAGGAAAAGTAAAGATGTACGTGTGTGGACCGACTGTATATAACTATATCCATATCGGAAACGCAAGACCGGCTATTGTTTTTGATACAGTGAGAAAGTACTTGGAATACAGAAATTATGAAGTGCAATTCATCTCCAATTTTACGGATGTTGATGATAAGCTCATTAAAGCGGCGAACGAGATGGGAAGCGATGTCCCAACGATCGCTGAGAAATTTATCAACGCCTACCATGAGGATACTTGCGCACTAGGCGTACAAAAAGCGGACGCACACCCGCGTGTAACAGAAACGATGCCAGAGATCATTGAGTTTATCGAGAACCTCATCAAAAAAGGGTTTGCTTATGAAGCAGCGGGGGATGTTTATTTTAAAACGCGTTCGTTCAACGGTTATGGCAAGCTTTCTCATCAATCGATCGACGATTTAAGATCTGGTGCGAGAATTGAAGTAGGAGAGAAAAAAGAAGATCCTCTTGATTTCGCGCTATGGAAAGCAGCGAAAGAAGGAGAGATCTATTGGGAGAGCCCGTGGGGCAAAGGTCGTCCAGGCTGGCATATCGAATGCTCGGCAATGGCTAAAAAATACTTAGGTGATTCGATCGACATTCATGGCGGCGGTCAAGATTTAGCTTTTCCGCATCATGAGAATGAGATCGCACAATCGGAAGCATTAAATGAAGCTCCGATGGCTAAGTATTGGATGCATAATGGGTATATTAATATTGATAACGAAAAAATGTCCAAATCACTTGGGAACTTTGTACTTGTTCATGATCTTGTAAAACAGCAGGATCCACAAGTTATCCGCTTCTTTATGCTGGCCGTCCACTACCGTAATCCGATCAACTTCAGTCAAGAGTTGTTGGAAGCAGCAGAGGCAGGATTAAATAGAATCCGTACGTCTTATGAAAACTTAAAACACCGCTTGAGTGTATCGGCTGACCTTTCGCTTGATACAGAAAAATGGAGTCAGCTCGTGAAAGAAACAAGAGAGAAATTTATCACTGATATGGATGATGATTTTAACACAGCGAATGCTATCTCTAATCTTTTCGATTTTTCGAGAGAAGCGAACGTTTATCTGCAAGAAAAGAACACTTCTAAAGCCGTTATTACAGAATTTATCGCTCTTTTTGATGAGCTGGCTGGTGTGCTTGGACTTACTCTTCATAAAGAAGAGGAATTGTTGGATGAAGAGATTGATGCTCTTATTCAAGAACGTAATCAAGCGCGTAAAGAAAAGAACTTTGCTCGCGCTGATGAAATTCGTGATCATTTAAAAGAACAGAACATCATTTTGGAAGATACCGCACAGGGTGTTCGGTGGAAAAGAGATAAGTAA
- a CDS encoding NYN domain-containing protein: MKTRHYLIVDGYNIIGAWPELRSLKTSDFAKARDLLIEYMAEYQGTTGYQVIVVFDAHLTPGTEKKTKNHRVEVIFTRENETADERIERLVGELKSIDTRIYVATSDSTEQWQIFGKGALRKSARELKNEMDEIEKHIHVSVGERKRKQTSSSILLSDEIAEIFERWRRGQK; this comes from the coding sequence ATGAAAACACGCCACTATTTGATTGTTGATGGCTACAACATCATTGGCGCCTGGCCCGAACTACGGAGCTTAAAAACATCAGATTTTGCCAAAGCAAGAGATCTGCTGATTGAATATATGGCAGAATACCAGGGAACGACTGGGTATCAAGTGATCGTCGTATTTGATGCCCATCTCACACCTGGCACAGAGAAAAAAACGAAAAACCACCGCGTTGAAGTCATTTTTACAAGAGAGAACGAAACGGCAGATGAGCGGATCGAACGTTTAGTCGGAGAGTTAAAATCAATCGATACGCGAATTTACGTAGCAACTTCAGATTCAACCGAACAGTGGCAGATTTTTGGTAAAGGCGCATTGCGAAAATCTGCGCGAGAATTAAAGAATGAGATGGATGAAATAGAAAAGCATATTCATGTGTCCGTTGGCGAGCGGAAAAGGAAGCAAACCTCCTCCTCTATCCTTCTTTCAGACGAAATTGCCGAAATATTTGAAAGATGGAGAAGAGGGCAAAAATAA
- the secE gene encoding preprotein translocase subunit SecE yields MADVAEKTKKSPAKFLSDVNKEMKRVSWPSRKELFRYTGIVLSTVVIMALFFWVVDLGISQLVELILG; encoded by the coding sequence ATGGCGGATGTTGCAGAAAAGACAAAAAAATCACCAGCAAAGTTTCTTTCCGATGTAAATAAGGAAATGAAGCGTGTAAGCTGGCCTTCGCGAAAAGAATTATTTCGCTATACGGGGATTGTACTGTCAACTGTAGTGATTATGGCTTTGTTCTTCTGGGTTGTGGATCTAGGGATTTCACAATTAGTTGAGCTTATTTTAGGGTAG
- the disA gene encoding DNA integrity scanning diadenylate cyclase DisA, whose product MDHAIKEAIISQMLQLVAPGTPLREGIDNVLRANTGGLIVVGYNDKVKEIVDGGFSINCKYSPASLYELAKMDGAIILNEDAVKILYANTQLIPDTVIPSTETGIRHRTAERVARQTGNLVISISQRRNVITLYQGMIRYSLKEIGVILTKANQAIQTLEKYKVVFDQSVTNLGALEFEELVTFQEVTQVIHRIEMVLRIKNEIIKYVNELGVEGRLIRIQMEELVSNIEEEALLLIKDYMKDRESDPYAILRQLNKLSSEELFDESVIMKLLGFSAGMNMQDETIHPRGYRILGKIPRLPAVIIENLTDAFENLPQILRASIDELDEVEGIGEIRARKVKEGLKRIQEQLFVDRHI is encoded by the coding sequence ATGGATCATGCGATAAAAGAAGCAATCATAAGCCAAATGTTACAACTAGTTGCTCCCGGAACACCACTTCGGGAAGGAATCGACAACGTACTACGAGCGAACACGGGCGGACTGATCGTTGTTGGATACAACGATAAAGTAAAAGAAATCGTTGATGGAGGTTTCTCTATTAACTGCAAATACTCACCAGCATCACTATATGAACTTGCCAAGATGGATGGTGCGATCATTTTAAACGAAGATGCTGTTAAGATTCTGTATGCGAACACACAGCTGATTCCAGATACGGTTATTCCGTCTACAGAAACGGGGATCCGTCACAGAACGGCAGAACGTGTTGCGCGACAAACAGGCAACCTTGTGATCTCCATTTCTCAACGTCGTAACGTCATCACTCTATATCAAGGGATGATTCGCTATTCGTTAAAAGAGATCGGTGTCATCTTAACGAAAGCGAATCAAGCGATTCAAACGCTTGAGAAATATAAAGTGGTTTTCGACCAAAGTGTAACGAACCTTGGCGCACTTGAATTTGAAGAATTAGTGACTTTCCAAGAAGTTACACAAGTTATTCACAGAATTGAGATGGTTTTACGCATAAAAAATGAGATTATTAAATATGTTAATGAACTTGGTGTTGAAGGCAGACTGATTCGAATCCAGATGGAGGAGCTTGTTTCTAACATCGAGGAAGAAGCACTGCTTTTGATCAAGGACTATATGAAAGATCGTGAAAGTGATCCTTATGCGATTCTTCGCCAATTGAACAAACTATCATCTGAAGAATTGTTTGATGAATCCGTAATTATGAAACTTTTAGGGTTCTCAGCCGGTATGAATATGCAGGATGAGACGATTCATCCACGCGGATATCGTATTCTTGGTAAGATTCCAAGGCTTCCAGCTGTTATTATCGAGAATTTAACAGATGCTTTTGAGAACCTTCCGCAAATTTTACGTGCGTCTATTGATGAATTGGACGAGGTAGAGGGTATCGGTGAGATTCGTGCCAGAAAAGTAAAAGAAGGTCTAAAACGCATTCAGGAACAGCTTTTTGTAGATCGTCATATCTAA
- the rpmG gene encoding 50S ribosomal protein L33: MRKKVFLACKQCSKRNYTTMKNQQNNPERVEVKKFCSYCNAHTIHQETK; the protein is encoded by the coding sequence ATGAGAAAAAAAGTTTTTTTAGCCTGTAAACAATGCTCAAAACGAAATTATACAACGATGAAGAACCAGCAAAACAATCCTGAACGAGTCGAGGTTAAAAAGTTTTGCAGCTACTGCAATGCTCATACCATTCACCAGGAAACGAAGTAA